One window from the genome of Podospora pseudocomata strain CBS 415.72m chromosome 1 map unlocalized CBS415.72m_1.2, whole genome shotgun sequence encodes:
- a CDS encoding uncharacterized protein (COG:E; EggNog:ENOG503NWDM): MHGKIMRLWPPASSSLTGELQAYLTRGVKAASPLLTRSTSRSLTQSSRRCLTSTPSSKLKMSLANANAEQGNGPKQNAWVGSAGAAGYDLRSDTMTTPTASMLTAIQNCTLFDDVFQEDPTTIDLEAHCAALTGKEAGLFVLSGTMGNQLALRSLLTQPPHGLVCDYRSHIVKYEAGGVSALTGATVKTIVPKNGIYLSLEDIKANVYLDDDVHTCPTRLISLENTLNGMIMPLQEVQRISAFAKENGLKMHCDGARLWEAAASGAGSLKEFASCFDTVTLCFSKGLGAPIGSVLVGDKKVIKHSRWVRKSIGGGLRQSGVVTAAARVAVDETFGKGPNGEVGLLRDTHILAQQVAKIWTDLGGQLIHPVHTNMVWLDLEDAHCPDARVDELGKEAGLKLMGGRLVIHYQIYQNREFVVPRLESIFKTIMGEKNGNSKGLKGQERERSMYRTSQ, translated from the exons ATGCACGGAAAAATAATGCGACTTTGGCCaccggcatcctcctccttgacgggTGAGCTCCAGGCATACCTTACCAGAGGGGTAAAAGCAGCTTCTCCACTTCTTACAAGATCAACCTCTCGATCTTTGACTCAATCAAGCCGTCGGTGTctcacatcaacaccatcctcaaaGTTGAAGATGTCATTGGCAAATGCAAATGCCGAGCAGGGAAATGGTCCTAAACAAAATGCCTGGGTTGGAAGTGCCGGGGCAGCTGGCTATGATCTGAGAA GCGATACGATGACAACACCCACAGCCTCCATGCTTACTGCTATTCAGAACTGCACACTGTTTGATGATGTCTTCCAGGAGGACCCAACTACTATCGATCTGGAAGCTCACTGTGCTGCCTTGACTGGCAAAGAGGCTGGTCTTTTTGTCCTGTCCGGGACCATGGGTAACCAGCTAGCTTTGAGATCTCTTTTGACTCAGCCGCCCCATGGCTTGGTGTGTGACTACCGTTCCCATATTGTCAAGTATGAGGCTGGAGG CGTCTCCGCCCTGACAGGTGCCACAGTCAAGACAATCGTACCAAAAAATGGCATCTATCTGTCACTGGAAGACATCAAGGCCAATGTCTACCTAGATGACGACGTACACACCTGCCCAACTCGTCTCATCAGCCTAGAGAATACTCTCAACGGCATGATCATGCCACTCCAGGAAGTCCAACGCATCTCGGCTTTCGCAAAAGAAAATGGGCTCAAAATGCACTGTGATGGAGCACGACTATGGGAGGCTGCGGCTTCCGGCGCAGGAAGCCTGAAGGAATTTGCTTCATGTTTCGACACTGTTACACTGTGTTTCTCCAAAGGCCTCGGCGCCCCTATCGGCAGCGTCCTCGTCGGAGACAAGAAGGTTATCAAGCATTCCCGCTGGGTAAGGAAATCAATTGGCGGCGGGCTTCGACAGTCTGGAGTCGTCACGGCAGCAGCCCGGGTTGCCGTTGACGAGACGTTTGGCAAAGGACCAAATGGTGAAGTGGGCTTGCTGCGGGATACGCATATTTTGGCACAGCAGGTTGCCAAAATCTGGACTGATCTCGGCGGTCAGCTTATCCATCCGGTACATACCAACATGGTCTggcttgatcttgaagaTGCCCACTGTCCAGACGCCCGGGTTGATGAGCTTGGAAAGGAGGCTGGCTTGAAGCTCATGGGGGGGAGACTGGTGATACACTATCAAATCTACCAGAACCGCGAGTTTGTTGTTCCTCGTCTAGAATCCATCTTCAAGACAATTATGGGAGAGAAGAATGGAAACAGCAAGGGCTTGAAGGggcaagaaagagaaaggtcCATGTATCGGACATCGCAGTAA
- a CDS encoding uncharacterized protein (COG:L; EggNog:ENOG503P19N): protein MSATTAAAVSCVECQRRKQKCNKQFPCNHCLKRGVSHLCRFLSKGVGSKSSKEDTVLSDNQLRTSKKRSSDSPDYGDAFDGDADFDNQNSAAEVSDALNALGYMPHDHHLVLGNGSGPKPGKDVVEDEAEPSEELKAALESMPAKPYTDCLVDNWLNGANHHYYALYPSEFRTQYDGWWATPPNKVSPELTSLILRVCACSLHFIIDDSVKERLETELKADAVTFAQRMHNAADKLSTSIAPGKGGLIHVQQLFLTAFWYKSAEKWTEAWHALSRAIRAANEIGLHKDSLSEGMSEFDREMRRRLWGVLYMWDFALGSMLSRPLLVNHADCTFVMPTLALEIDPERPNQPSPFRHMNLHCQLCLAMAAEFAPRADGKVDEADQARRLRDVVYKWYEDLPKEYSRTNPDTQWDEEFDWVVFQRRYLHLIGYMSLFSPLKAFVTRNSGKPLTKLESELRAAGVQAGLDLMDVSWSFFENMVSAGAKFHYAIFCIFDATTVMCSAFVHDEARTLPQRETVLEAINKGLHMLEESYAESKTTAALYRILKGLIINLPLSPQEKGVIGAPKRSKRTNANQIGDSTAAGSSNNALARRILSDRISEGVAQGSNTDGTLVESQLGSNSSQLGSNGSVSVVSSSSNNIPSSEVPLRSNAPIPSGNGQVFHGYQPMDNPPPSNGHDHLSHMHAQNMQPSPYYGTVDQFMPSSAGMVPSNEYLVTDSFVPNSGFVSSNDLQFSNDHHIFHSGPPDPLGYTQPAWEPAPDANPNFGLLQGAIQEVSEDAVPAVPSVLEYWDWQQLDLGNPGYWGNQQPPRM from the exons ATGAGCGCCACCACAGCTGCGGCGGTGTCGTGCGTTGAGTGCCAAAGACGAAAGCAAAAG TGCAACAAACAGTTCCCCTGCAATCATTGCCTGAAGCGAGGAGTCTCGCACCTCTGCCGCTTTTTATCCAAAGGGGTCGGTTCCAAGTCAAGCAAAGAGGATACTGTTCTCAGCGACAACCAGCTAAG AACATCGAAGAAGCGGAGTTCAGACAGCCCAGACTACGGTGACGCTTTTGACGGAGACGCAGACTTTGACAATCAAAACTCTGCGGCTGAAGTCAGCGATGCTCTGAATGCCCTCGGTTACATGCCTCATGACCATCATCTGGTCCTTGGCAATGGAAGCGGCCCCAAA CCAGGTAAGGATGTTGTCGAGGATGAAGCTGAGCCGTCCGAAGAACTCAAGGCTGCCCTTGAGTCCATGCCTGCAAAGCCCTACACCGATTGCCTTGTCGACAATTGGCTCAACGGTGCCAACCACCACTACTA TGCCCTCTACCCGTCCGAGTTCCGAACCCAATATGATGGCTGGTGGGCAACTCCGCCGAACAAGGTCTCGCCAGAGCTTACCAGCTTGATTCTGCGTGTTTGTGCATGCTCGCTGCATTTCATCATCGATGATAGTGTCAAAGAAAGGCTCGAAACCGAACTGAAGGCCGACGCCGTGACATTCGCCCAACGCATGCACAACGCGGCCGACAAGCTCAGCACAAGCATAGCGCCAGGAAAGGGTGGTCTGATTCACGTCCAGCAGCTCTTTTTGACAGCGTTCTGGTACAAGTCGGCAGAGAAGTGGACCGAAGCATGGCACGCCCTGAGCAGAGCGATTCGTGCTGCCAACGAGATTG GCTTGCACAAGGACTCTTTGTCTGAAGGTATGTCCGAGTTTGACCGTGAGATGAGAAGGCGTCTTTGGGGCGTCCTCTACATGTGGGATTT TGCCCTTGGCTCCATGCTCTCACGCCCCCTCCTTGTCAACCATGCCGATTGCACTTTCGTAATGCCAACTCTGGCCCTCGAAATTGATCCCGAGCGGCCCAACCAGCCGTCGCCCTTCCGTCATATGAATTTGCATTGCCAGCTGTGTCTTGCCATGGCAGCCGAGTTTGCTCCTCGCGCCGATGGAAAAGTGGATGAGGCCGACCAGGCCAGAAGACTGCGCGATGTCGTCTATAAGTGGTATGAGGATCTTCCCAAAGAGTACTCACGCACGAATCCCGACACCCAGTGGGATGAGGAGTTTGATTGGGTTGTCTTCCAGCGCCGGTATCTCCATCTGATAGGATACATGTCTCTCTTCAGCCCATTGAAGGCATTCGTCACCCGAAATTCTGGCAAGCCTCTGACGAAGCTTGAATCCGAGCTGCGCGCGGCTGGTGTCCAAGCCGGCCTCGATCTGATGGATGTGTCGTGGAGCTTCTTTGAGAACATGGTTTCAGCCGGTGCAAAGTTCCACTATGCCATCTTTTGCATCTTTGATGCCACGACGGTCATGTGCTCTGCTTTTGTCCACGATGAGGCCCGCACTCTGCCACAGCGCGAGACGGTGCTCGAGGCTATCAACAAGGGTCTCCACATGCTCGAGGAGTCATACGCCGAGTCCAAGACAACGGCAGCCCTGTATCGTATTCTCAAGggcctcatcatcaacctgcCGCTCAGCCCTCAAGAAAAGGGAGTAATCGGAGCTCCGAAACGCAGCAAGCGCACAAATGCCAACCAGATAGGCGACAGTACAGCTGCCGGCTCATCGAACAATGCGTTGGCTAGAAGAATTCTTTCTGATCGTATCTCCGAGGGCGTAGCTCAAGGATCGAACACCGATGGGACACTGGTCGAATCTCAGCTCGGCTCAAATAGCTCTCAACTCGGTTCGAATGGCTCGGTATcggtggtgtcgtcgtcatcgaaCAACATTCCTTCATCCGAGGTTCCGTTGCGCTCAAACGCCCCCATCCCGTCTGGGAATGGACAGGTTTTCCATGGCTATCAGCCAATGGATaacccaccaccttccaacGGCCATGATCACTTGAGCCATATGCATGCACAAAACATGCAGCCCTCGCCATACTATGGCACAGTCGACCAATTCATGCCCTCAAGCGCAGGCATGGTCCCTTCGAATGAATATCTGGTGACCGACAGCTTCGTACCCAACAGCGGCTTTGTGTCATCGAATGACCTCCAATTCAGCAATGACCATCATATCTTCCACTCCGGGCCGCCTGACCCCCTTGGCTACACCCAGCCCGCGTGGGAACCGGCCCCTGATGCCAATCCAAACTTCGGTCTGCTCCAAGGAGCGATCCAGGAGGTATCGGAGGATGCGGTGCCTGCTGTGCCCAGTGTGTTGGAGTATTGGGACTGGCAGCAACTTGATCTTGGAAACCCTGGGTATTGGGGGAACCAACAGCCGCCACGGATGTGA
- a CDS encoding uncharacterized protein (EggNog:ENOG50KOG2101; COG:I): MASENEHRAQAQHEPAQAAILDSNKSESLANMSVATNGQAPPRRNPLFDDDDDDGDDVASTTSSNHDTVSPTVTSPPYWHSTSHPPNHPASNGLRPLSTASVESVLPPGAITLQDNESDLPSSHFLSTSPTTPQDRNRSCWARSVTITDYITINTSSTNIGAFTVWNISVETLEGPRINIRKRYSEFDDLRKKLIMTFPGFEAAVPELPPKSLVKRFKTGFLEKRRGGLQYFLNCILLNPEFSGAPVVREFLFS, from the coding sequence ATGGCATCCGAGAACGAGCACCGCGCCCAGGCGCAACATGAGCCGGCGCAAGCAGCAATACTCGATAGCAATAAATCCGAATCGCTAGCAAACATGTCTGTGGCAACCAACGGCCAAGCACCTCCCCGACGTAACCCCTTattcgacgacgacgacgacgacggcgacgatgtagcctccacaacctcctccaaccacgACACCGTCTCCCCGACTGTAACCTCCCCTCCATACTGGCACTcaacatcccaccccccaaaccaccctGCCTCGAACGGTCTCCGCCCTTTATCCACCGCCTCCGTCGAATCCGTCCTCCCACCCGGGGCGATAACCCTCCAAGACAACGAATccgacctcccctcctcccacttcctatccacatccccaaccaCGCCTCAAGACCGCAACCGCTCCTGCTGGGCGAGATCGGTGACAATAACGGATTACATCACGATCAACACTTCCTCGACCAACATCGGGGCTTTCACAGTCTGGAATATTTCGGTAGAGACGCTAGAAGGGCCGAGGATAAATATTAGGAAGCGATACAGCGAGTTTGATGATTTGAGAAAAAAGTTGATCATGACGTTTCCTGGGTTTGAGGCTGCGGTGCCGGAGTTGCCGCCGAAGAGTTTGGTCAAGAGGTTTAAGACTGGGTTTTtggaaaagaggaggggggggctgCAGTATTTTTTGAATTGTATACTATTGAATCCTGAGTTTAGTGgggcgccggtggtgagagAGTTTTTGTTTAGTTGA